The nucleotide window GTCCATTCCCCCTCGCCGGCGTGCTGACCTTCTTTAACGAACAGCATGGCCAACTGCGGCCCCGGCACGAACTCGTGCAGGGGCACGCCGTTCCCGGGCACGACACGCCCGATCGCATCGACGCCATCCTTGCCGAACTGGGGCGGCGCGGCCTGGGACGGATCGTCACGCCGCATGGCGTGCCGCTGATGTCGCTCGAGCGCGTGCATGCGCCCCGCTACCTGCATTTCCTGCGCCATGCCTGGAGCGAATGGGCAGCCCAGTCGCCGGACCACGCCCAGCGGGACGCGTTTGCTTCCCAGTGGCCGGTGCGCACGCTGCGCGCCGACATCGAGCCGGAGGACCTCGGCGCGCGCCTGGGCCTGTACTCGATCGACACCACCACGCCGCTCACCTCGGGCACCTGGGTCGCCGCGAAAACCGGTGCCGATTGCGCCGTCAACGCGGCGCACGCGCTGCGCGTGGGCGAGCGCGGCAGCTTTGCCCTGACCCGCCCGCCCGGCCACCATGCCGGCGCGGATTTCTTCGGCGGCGGCTGCTACCTGAACAATGCCGCCCTGGCCGCCCAGCACCTGCTCGACGATGGCCTGCAGCGCGTGGCCGTGCTGGACGTCGATTACCACCATGGCAGCGGCACGCAGGGCATCTTCTACGACCGGGCCGACGTGCTGTGCCTGTCGGTCCACGCCGAACCGCGCCAGGCGTATCCGTTCTACAGCGGCCATGCCGACGAAACCGGCGACGGCGCCGGCCACGGCTACAACGGCAACCTGCCGCTGCCGGCCCGCACCACGGCGCAAGCCTGGTTTACCGCGCTGGAAACGGCCTGCGTGCGCCTGTCGATGTACCGGCCGGAAGCGCTCGTGGTGGCGCTGGGCGCCAATACCTTCCAGGGCGAAGCGCATGGCGGCTTCGGCCTGGGCGGCGGCGACTTCCTGCGGCTCGGCGAGCGCCTGGCATGGCTGAACCTGCCGACCTGCTTCGTGTTCGAGGGCGGCAGCGCGCTGCGCGAACTGGGCACCAATGTCGTCAACGTGCTGGAAGGCTTTGAAACGGCCTTGTGATGTCACGACAATTTCATAATAAATCGCTTGCTATTAAATCGCCTTCTATGTATAGTGTGCACATGGACGACGCAT belongs to Pseudoduganella albidiflava and includes:
- a CDS encoding histone deacetylase family protein, with the protein product MLTFFNEQHGQLRPRHELVQGHAVPGHDTPDRIDAILAELGRRGLGRIVTPHGVPLMSLERVHAPRYLHFLRHAWSEWAAQSPDHAQRDAFASQWPVRTLRADIEPEDLGARLGLYSIDTTTPLTSGTWVAAKTGADCAVNAAHALRVGERGSFALTRPPGHHAGADFFGGGCYLNNAALAAQHLLDDGLQRVAVLDVDYHHGSGTQGIFYDRADVLCLSVHAEPRQAYPFYSGHADETGDGAGHGYNGNLPLPARTTAQAWFTALETACVRLSMYRPEALVVALGANTFQGEAHGGFGLGGGDFLRLGERLAWLNLPTCFVFEGGSALRELGTNVVNVLEGFETAL